AATAAGCGAGGTCTTgtttttataaagtcaatataaaagcgacctcaaatggtcctactcaatacactcacagtgtactagtgtaattatatagtcaagataaactaatatctaattacacactgaccttctaatggtttgttcctttccattttggtcgtgacttcacgcttataatttataaagataacatcatcttcttatgtgacaccacatactatgttatctacaatataaattaaatgaacaactacaaacaaatgtagacaattagacaatatatgattctttattcataataaatgtttacaaagcttaggcttcaGGTATACATTCAACATGTTGTAACATCAAAACAAAGATCGGCATCAAACATTTGAGCCTACATTCTATAATTTATTCATCTCGGCAATCAAAACTTGTAAAATATATCTATCTTCTTTTTCAGATTCGTTGGATCAAGAATAAGTACAGTAAGAAACATGAAtttatctttcatgcacatctatATAGGTAAGTTATACAATGTTAATATAATTGACTAAGATGAATATTATTGTCTCGACTAACGAAATGACTGAAATCCATCTGTAGAAAGTCTCACCAAGAAGTTATtcaatcaaattaatcaaactaGGTTAAAATCCTATAACTTGCCAAACTAGGTTTAAATCATCCATAATCATGTTTAGGTTTTTATCCTAAACCTTACAACTAACTAGTTGGTTGAGGCCTCATGGCCAAGTCTAACGTCATGACCAAGGCAGATCTGGCCTGCCAAGCTCGCAACACACCAAGTTCCCGGTCGTGAACTCAAGGCCAgagttaggtttgggtgagctcaactctagatggcTGGAGAGTCACCCAAGCAACTAGAGCAAAAGATTGGATAAGTTAGCATAGTGTTGACTTGTCCAAATTCTTGGACTATGTCTAGGCGCCTGGAGAGGGTCTTGGCACTCAGACCGATTGGGATTAGACCAAGTGCCTTGTCAAGGAGACATTGCTATGGATGACGTTAGGGTTCACGTCAACAACACTCCGAGCACCTAAaccggtccaggcgcctggacgaTGATAAAGTTTATCATCGTACCATTGAATAGCCATTGTGAGTAGATAAGGCGTACAACTAGGGGTGCCTGGAGAGGGTCCAGGTGCCTAGAGATACTACATCAGCAAAATGGCTAGTTTGATCAgaagactataaatagagccttggtcCTCTTCGTTTAGATACAACACTTGTATTTGAGTCTCTaatctctatttttattttctgtgATATTAATCATTGTATGAGACTTCTTTGCCTTTGAGAATTTCCTCAAAGAAAGAGTTCTGATAGTGCACTttacttgtcttggattagcaacttcctaggttgcaaaccaagtaaatctggcaGTCTCGTTTCATTTTATgtaatttatttctattttttttaacaagtGTTTCTTAATCAAAGTCGAAAGTTTTGAGAAGGCTATAATTATTATTTCAGGCAATTCTCCCCCTCTTGCTGGTCGCACCAAGACTTACAGATATGTCCTTCTATGAGACTTCATgtccttccagtagccgaagtcttcgtcAAAGAAAAGTGGTGGTTGGGCTAAATTGTAGCATTCTTGATGGATCATTAAAGCAAATTTTGCATGACAATAAAAAAATAAGGGAATAAGATTTCTAAGACTTactcttggattagtagtgcatgagaaaaataaaaaagtaaacgGAAAAAGTAAATGAGGAAAAATAAGTGAAAATAAGTTGTTCGAATGGTGGTTGTATCAATTTAGAACGCCCCAGCTCTGATACGAATTGTTAAATTGATAAGCGTGTTAGGCGGGGGAGGGGTAAATAGCACATGTCGCTAATTcccatttttaaaaaactttcttttatctTTCAAAGATTGGCAACAGAATTCGCAACAACTTTTGTTTAATTCCCAAGTCTCAAGAAGGTCTCACCCCATGagtcttttacttcttgttatcaTCTGTAAATCATTGCAAAAATAAGAACCACAACCAATACCAATACCATAACAAGTAGAGTTAATAGAGACATTAACTTTAATATAGAGTATACCTTTTCCAGAACGAGTTCGGAGCAAAGCTGTTCTAAGTCTTGTTCGAgaccttcttttataggactgAATCGGTCTACCAATCAGTGTAAAATCAAATCCAAATGCTTAGAATCGGTCTACCAATCCTCGAGATGGGTCTACTGATCCAGCTTCGACCAATGCTATTTTGCCATATCATCTTGAGAATGAGAGTCTTCTCCCACATCAGCAACTTTGTCCTTATTCTTAACCGGTCCCTCTGTTATGTCAATAGGGAAACTCTTATCTCTTCGCCATGTCAGCCAATTAGCCCTTATCTTGGGCCACGTTAGCAATCTGAGACCCAACTGATCCACATTACATGCCATGTCAGCACACTAAAGAACTTGATTGACACGAGGGAGTTCAATCTACAGATCCCATTGATTGATCTACCAATCCTATTCGGTCTATTGTTCCAGCCTATTAGTATATTGATCCTGTAAAACAAGGATTAGCATAAAAAGACAGTAATATTGAATTTTAAGTCTTGATAGTCGCCTGCTTGTCTGATCTTGACTTTGGAATTCTAGTGAATCCCCtagttggatcgatgcctaagGATGCCCCCTTAACAATGACTCGTCGTTATCCTTTTTTCCCTTTCGAAAGAACCACTTCACTCCAAGATCTTAACTCAACTTATCGTTGGGCAAACCTGGGTCTTCTAGACTTGTTTAGGCTTTCTTTACTTAACATTCGATTATCAGACCCCCAGGACTTCCTAACTTGATCTCTGGTCCTCCCTAACCCGTCAAGTTTTTCCTGCTAGACATCTGGTCCATTGATTTGTCTAGACTTTCCACTTGGTGTCCTTGATTTACTCAGACTTTTGTCTAATATCCGATCtagctgacctactaggactttcccttcCCTAGTATATAGTtaacttgacctactaggacttcacaAGTTAAGCCACCTACACACTTCATTAATCTTGTTAGAtaataaataatcttaactttgaatctttttcaatcatcaaaacacaggttcaatTATATGGTGCTCCATGCACCAATAACAATGACAACTTCTTAAGACAAAGCTAACTTAAGAATCTAGCGCTAAATCAACTTCAATACAATGACTTGGTCTAATTGATTTAGAGTGATGTGAGTTAACTTATGCTAGTTTCATTTGACTAGATGCACCATGTAGGATACTCCTTACCCAACCTAGacatgcatataactaaactTTCTTAGTTACTGTCATCTCAACCTACTTTGATACTAAATTATAGGATCAAATTCGATGCTAAAGGGAGGTAAATAGCGTTAAGAGTTTTATGAGCTAAAGTAACTTgaaaataaccaaaaataaagtaGCACagcataaataatttaattattacaGATTTGATGAAGTAAGATAGGAAaaatataaacatgaaagaatgGTTTAGCAGTTTATCAAGAATAAATCAACACATAAGACAGTTAAACagtgattcttatttcttaatttttccttttcagaaAGCCTTAAGAAATGTGGAAAACCTTACCGaacaaaaaatttaataaatataacaataaacaTATAATCAATAGAGAGCACAGAGAGTACAAGAGCACGAGAACAAAACAAATGAGTGTGATGAATGAATTGGTGAATTTCAAACTCTGCCTCGAGGCCTTTTACATAGTCTTATTTTATTGCTGACACTAGACGTGGTATCCTCCGATCAACCTAAGGCTCCTCAATAGCAAGAAAGGTTCTAACGTGACATTTCACCATCATTTATTTGATTTGgtttctaatttattttcttaTACAAACTTACAAATTCAGATATTTTTTAACTATTCATCTTCTCCATCTCCCTTATTGGAGAGTAACTTGAGCATCGAAATGACTAAGTGAGGACAATCTTAATCCTCAATTTTgaatctctctctttctctctcatacATAGTAGGGGGTGCTTGGTGATCTGAttctctcctctttttttttccttgaagACTCGACGATTCCGACAATATAGAAGACAGTTCACCGGTGGCTTATCTACCGACGAGCTGCCCACCGGAATAGCTACAATTGCagtatagaaataaaataaataggtattagtttaaaaattaactttgagTTTAGCATATGATTTATCCAATTAATCCACGGATTTAACAATCACTTATCGGATTTgattttagtttattttcttgCGTACACTTTTAATTTATTAGAAATGAGCGGTGTTggtaaacattattttttaaaaaataaaattcaaatcaaaacaaatgagtcaaaatttaaaaaaaggaaaattaatgACGAATTCCACGtgaaatttaattaaagaaaaaaaaagaatgattcgatggcaacaactttaattaattaattaattaattactactAAACCCCTAATTTAGCTCTTAATTGCAGCTGGATTTGGCGCCAGATTTATCCTTAACTTAAAGTCTGattacaaatatatatatatatatatatatatatatatatatatatatatatatatatatatatatatatatatatatatatatatatatatatatatatattatttatgtataTATCTCCTAATAATTCGCTTCGCAGCAACTAATTTTGTTTAATCTGTTTATTATCTGGCGATTTTCTCTCATTTCCTGCTCTACTTAAACTCCTCCTTCCCTTCAGTTTCCACTCCAACTCGAAATCTAACATCTCCTCGATCTCCAGCTTACACTTTCGTATTTCTAACATCATCAAACTCCTCATCATGGCTGTCGCAGTTGTCAACAACGATATGCTAATTTCCTCTTCCGCCGCCAGCACCAGCAGAGTCGAGGTTCGCTCCGTGTGGGCTCATAACCTCGACGAGGAGTTTTCCCTCATCCGTTCCGCCCTCCCGTTCCACCCCTTCGTAGCATTGGACACCGAGTATCCTGGCGTCGTCGTCACTTCCAAAGGTCCCTACTGCACCCTCACCCTCCCCCAGCGCTACGACTTGATCCGGGCCAACGTCGAGGCCCTCCGCATCGTCCAGGTTGGTCTCACTCTCTCCGACGCTGCCGGCAACCTCCCATGTGCCCTCTACAGTGACGGCACTTATGTGCGTTACGTGTGGGAATTTAATTTCCGCGACTTCGACATCAGCCGCGACCGTTACGCCCCTTCCTCCGTCGAGCTGCTCAAGGCTAATGGCATCGACTTCCAAAAGAATCAAATATGGGGCATCGACTCTTGCAGATTCGCCCAGCACTTGGCCACCTCCGGCTTGCTTTCCTTTGGCCACTTTTCTCCCGTCTCCTGGGTTACCTTCCAAGGCGCCTATGACTTCGCGTTCCTAGTGAAGATGCTGACATGCGACTGCGAATTACCAAAGACCGTTCGTGAGTTCTTGCACCTTGTTCACTTCTTTTTCGGCAAAAGGGTGTTCGATGTGAAGCACCTTAGCAAGCATTGTCCTGGGCTTTACGGAGGATTGGAGCGGGTGGCCTCTACAGTCCAAGTTGAGCGAGCAGTGGGATCTCGACATCAGTCCGGCTCCGATAGCTTATTAACATGGCAGGTGTTCTACCAAATCGCTTCTCGTGTGAATCCACAACTCATCGATCGTCCAGAACACATGGGAGCACTCTTTGACCTCGAACTCCAATAGCATAGTAATCGAGCGGTgtctttatttatttacttttttttgTTGCATCTCTTATTTGGACAAACATTTTAGGTTTTTCATGGATCTGTCTAGAGTTCATGGTTTATCACACTTGATAGTGGTTCAGAATCAGCTTAATTTGTCCACAAGATTAATTGTCCATTGCTTCATCGTATCTTTTTGTATTGTAGTACATATTACATGTTCTCGCATCATATTGAGCAAACAAATTGTCAATATTAATTCTTTGGATCATGATCTTGTTGTTTTGCTTTGCTTTGCCTTAAATCATCCCCTAGTGTGTTCTGGATCACAATCTGTTCAAATTCTGAACGACACTCAAATTCATTCCACACTGCATGATTGATCTTTTAGTTAGGATCTTATTAATTTTTAAgtgtttttgaaaaattgtaaTCAAGACTTGGAATACAAAGACCTCAAAATATTTCGCTTTATTTGTGGAAAAATATAAATGCTAAATATTTCTTTTCATCGATAATGATATATTTGAACCGCATTATATCTATTAAAACCTTACAAAACATGTAGAGGATCTAGTTACCATCATCGATACGGCTATGATACTAAAATTGAGTGCAATGACAACTGAAGGGCTGACCTATGTCAAAAGTCAATGCTATTGTCCCTTATTTGTCAGAGAAATACCTACAATCACAACATAAGaatcttctatatatatatagatcagggaaaaaaaaatcagattctCGTCTCAATtatagagaagagaagagaattaagaaaggaagagggagagtcAACAAGTCCATAAACATGCCTAAACAAATGTTGATTTCCTCCTTTTATACCAAGGTCAATCTGGTAGTGACCATACACATAAATTCCATAATCCATTAACAAGTAACTAATGTTAATAAACTGGGTTATTAAATATACACATGCAATCTACATCCTTATCTTACACCCCTTAATGCACTATGCATTAGTTCACATAATTGAAATTTAACCTTCATGGCATTTTTTGTGTGTTGCTGCCATCctgcaagaagaaaaaaaaaatctcttttcctTAATATCTTAGAGCATCTACACCAGATATCctatttaaagattttattttaaattttagataaggtagctaaaaaatctttgcatcagctaccctattcattccctaaattatgcatttatgaatagtgcttctctaaatttagggaatggattccattccctaaacattatagaggagagagaagaaatagggaagctgatatatgatgtattgaaaaatggatatctaaatttaataaaataactttttaacCCTAAATTATACATTTTGGATAGGGAAGCTGATGTGAATGCTCTTAGATAGCAAGCCAAACAAAAAAATGCGGAGTGAGTGTATTAGTGGAGGTAATGGGTGAGTGGGAAAgtgggggaaaaggaaaaacgtGGATGGgtgaaggaaaaagaaaaatcaaaataaatttccccttttctttttcattaCACGTAGAACCAACAtcctctttatatatatatatatatatagatttttattttcataatgtaatttaattataattgcaTTTCTTTCTTGGGTTTAAACTTTTAAAGCCCAATATCTCTTCCATCTTGATTTATTGGATTTTTCTAAAACCTAATAATTTGAGTTCATTGTAATCATATCAGCGATCCAATATCGTTGATGCGGCAAACATACTTGCTCGCTATTACAATgatataaatcaaatttatatactttgtgTGGAACTCTTCCACTCTCCTTGTTCCATTGATTGGAAATCACTCTaatatttgatcatatcaaatttTATTTGCCAACAcactgtttgatcatatcaaactttatttgccAAATTCAACTACTTGAATTTGACTTTCTCAATGGGAAATAGGGAAACCAATACTTGTGTGACTCTCAATGGTTCAGGGATACAACTAGCCATGGATTCACAACTTTTTTGTGAATCGGGACTATACTTGTCCTTTATTCGGGCATACCCTTAATAGCCCCATCCTATAATTAACTCCTTAATTATAGGACgtcagaactaattctgattaaCACCCAACAAATCATGATAAGAGCGTCTAGCAGCACCGCCCCATGATTCCCTAGGTATCACTGAATAGTGTCTGCAAGAACCAGTCGATTATGGTTAACGTACAGTCCGATCCCTTTATCTCATATATCCCGGTCGAATCTACTATAGTGATATCGCATGTGTAATTAGGAAACTTCTTTCCTAAAGTACATCTTACACTCCGATCGGAGACTTCATTCACTATAAAACaatatattacataggatatccacACCTGTAGGTGTGCGGTGAATCCCCAACTACAATACACTGACTCTATATGTTTCGTTACTACACCCAATCTCACCACCGATGACCCTAATAGAGTCAGAAATGAGTCAAAGTGTAGCCCCAAGATATAGAGTCTCGGTGTTGTCCGGGTGACTACTAGGAAAACCAAAGACTTATCCACTTGTAAAAAACCACTTGGAAAGTACATGAATGTTCATATGAACCCATATGATCACCAATCTATATGTTTGAATATGCTACCTTACCAATGAAACATGGTACACTACATCACAGATGCTAGTCTCTAGCTCAAACAACCTTTTATCCTTGTTTATTAAGCGACCCAATTGACTAAGAACAAATTTAGAATATACAGTGAATATTGATGTATTCCATATTGACCATCTATGTACCACCAcatctcactatagtatattcaaggaCTTTATTTATGCATATAGCAtgggtataaagataaagtaatgtcaaactgaattgaattatattaaaataaaagttgTTTATTTACAATAGTCAATAAAACCCTAGCCAACAGTTGGCTTTGCAGGGCACCTACTCTAACAAACTCCCACTTGCCCTAATGCCAACTACTCACTAGTTTTAAACCAATTAGTTCACGATGTTTTTGAAATGATGGTCCTGGCAAGGGATTTGTAAGTGGATCAACAATATTATCTGCAAAGGGAACTTTCTCAACTGTAATGTCACCTCTTCCCATAATCTCTCGGATGATGTGGAACTTTCTCAGTATATGTTTGGACCGATGATGAGATCTTGGTTCATTTGCTTGTGCAATAACACCAGTGTTGTCATAGTGAATCGGTACTGGATTAACTCCATTTGGAATAACACCAAGCTCTTGGATGAAATTTCTaatccaaattgcctcctttgctgcttctgaagcTGCAATGTATTCTGCCTCTGTGGTGGAATCCGTAATTGTGTCTTGTTTGGAACTCTTCCAAGAGACCGCACCACCATTCAATGTGAATACATATCCCGAGAT
The genomic region above belongs to Zingiber officinale cultivar Zhangliang chromosome 11A, Zo_v1.1, whole genome shotgun sequence and contains:
- the LOC122031469 gene encoding probable CCR4-associated factor 1 homolog 11; translated protein: MAVAVVNNDMLISSSAASTSRVEVRSVWAHNLDEEFSLIRSALPFHPFVALDTEYPGVVVTSKGPYCTLTLPQRYDLIRANVEALRIVQVGLTLSDAAGNLPCALYSDGTYVRYVWEFNFRDFDISRDRYAPSSVELLKANGIDFQKNQIWGIDSCRFAQHLATSGLLSFGHFSPVSWVTFQGAYDFAFLVKMLTCDCELPKTVREFLHLVHFFFGKRVFDVKHLSKHCPGLYGGLERVASTVQVERAVGSRHQSGSDSLLTWQVFYQIASRVNPQLIDRPEHMGALFDLELQ